The sequence CGCTCATCGATCAGATGCAGCACGTGGTCAATCACTCTACGATGCACCGCGGGCAGGTTGTCGGCATGATTCGACAGTTAGGAATTGAGCCACCTGCTACAGATCTACTCTTCTTTCTGCGTCGAGAGATTTCGCCGAAATAGCTTCGGTGCGCGCGCCTCTGGCGCGCTGTGTTGAGGCACGCCGGAGGCGTGCGTACCGTTATGACCGATACCTGGCAGCGAGACGACTACACCATCAGCACCGATCGTTCGCGTCTGAACATCGAGCTGATTCACAACTTCATTAGCAAAGATTCCTACTGGGGCAAAGGCCGCGCGCGCGAAGTTGTCGAGCGTTCAATCGAGAACTCATTTCCGTTTGGAATCTACAAAGGCGATGAGCAGGTCGGGTTCGCCCGCATCGTGACGGACTATGCGACGTTTGCGTGGGTCGCCGACGTGTTCGTTCTGCCTGCACATCGCGGCCGCGGACTTTCCAAGTGGTTGATGGAAATCATTCTCGCGCATCCGCAGTTGCAGGGCTTTCGCCGCTGGGTCCTCTCGACAAAAGATGCGCACGGCGTTTACGAACGGTTTGGTTTCATCAAGCTTCACCGGCCCGAGCGTTGGATGGAACGGCCCGATCCGGACATGAAGGAGAGTCCGGATTATTGGCAGTGAGTGTGGGTAGGCACGCCGCCGGCGTGCCCTGCGTGGCAGACTAGATTGCACGCCGGAGGCGTGCGTACCGAATGAGAACTCCACTTGCACTCATTATTCTCGACGGCTTTGGCTATCGCGCGGAACGCGACGGCAACGCGATCGCCCAGGCGGAGATGCCTTTCTACAACGAGCTGCTCGAAAAATATCCAAACACTTTGCTGCAAGCGTCAGGTGAATGCGTTGGCTTACCCAGCGGCGTAATGGGTAACTCGAACGTGGGTCATTTGTGCATGGGCGCCGGCCGGGTCGTGCGCACAGATCTTGAATACATCAATCATGAAATTCGCACCGGCGCTTTTGCTCAGAATCTGGTGTTGAATGCAGCGATTGATAACGCCGTCAATCACGATCGCGCGCTGCATGTCATGGGTTTGACGTCAGACGGCATGGTGCATTCGTCACAGGAACACGCGTTCGCTCTGTTGCGGATGGCCAAAGATCGCGAAGTGCGTCGCGTGTATGTTCACTGTTTTCTGGATGGCCGCGACACGCCGCCGCAATCGGCGGACAAATACGTCGCGCAGATGCAGAGCGCGTGTCGCGACATCGGCGTGGGCGAGATCGCTTCAATGGTGGGACGTTACTACGCGATGGATCGAGACAAACGCTGGGAGCGAAACGAACGCGCTTATCGTCTGCTCGTGCATGGCGAAGGCGAGCCGGCTACCGATCCAATCGCGGCGATCAAGAAAAGCTATGAACGCGGCCTGCACGACGAATTTGTTGAGCCAATTGTACTCGTGGGTGCAGACGGGAAACCTGTCGCCACGATTCAGGATGGCGACTCAGTCATCTTCTTCAACTTTCGCGCGGATCGCGCGCGGCAGATCACCAGTACGTTGGCCGTTCCCGGCTTTGACGATTTCCCGACCCCGAACCGGCCGCACACGCACTTTGTTTGTTTTGCCATTTACGATAAGACGTATCCGCTGCCGGTAGCCTTTCCGCCGGAGGCGCCGCGAAACATTCTTGCTGACGTCTTTGCCGGAATCGGGGTGCGCAACTATCGGATGGCGGAAACTGAGAAGTACGCGCACGTCACTTACTTTTTCAATGGCGGGACAGAGCGCGAGTTTCCGCATGAGAAGCGCCTGCTGGTTCCTTCGCCGAAAGTCGCGACCTACGATCTGCTGCCTGAGATGTCGGCCTTCAAAGTTACCGACAAGTTCCTGCGCGCGCTCGAGGAACGCGACACGGACGTGTTCATCGTGAACTTCGCCAATCCCGATATGGTCGGCCACACCGGCAAGCTCGACAAAACAATCGAAGCTTGTCAGTACGTCGACACGTGTCTCGGCTGGATTTCGAAAGCCGTTGCGTCCGCGAAGGGCACCATGTTGATTACCGCTGATCACGGTAATGCCGAGCAGATGCTCGACCTATACACTGGTGAGCCGCACACCGCGCACACATCGAACCCGGTGCCGTTTGTTTTGATCGACAAGGATTCGATCGGTGTAAAGTTGCACAGTGAAGGGGCCTTGGAAGACGTCGCGCCGACGATGCTCGGGCTGTTGGGAATTGAGAAGCCTGCGGAGATGACGGGAAAAGATTTGCGGGAGAGATAGCTTTTCTCTCTTTTGCGTAGCCCAGGCGTTCACGCCTGGGAACGTTTACGTAGCCCAGGCGTTTACGCCTGGGAACGTTTACGATTCCAAACTATATTGAGCCCCTTTTAGGGGCTTATCAACGAGCGTAAGCGCATGAATGGGCGTTAACTTTCAACCCAACTGCTGTCCCAGGCGTGAACGCCTGGGCTACAGAAACACCCGGAATGGCCACCGCAACTGACACACTCGCAGTAAAGAGCACGTCAAGCGCAATCTCGCTTCGCTGGATCATCAGCGCGCGTGAGGACCTCGTGTGGTTCATCAGCTCGGTCGCGTCCAGTTATCTGCTCCTGATTTTGTACGTCACCGGCGTCCTCCCGCTGATTCCGATGGTGGCCGGCTGGGCAATTCTAATCGACGCGCCGCACGTGTTCGGCACCTTCTCTCGCACCTACTTCGACAAATCGGAGTGGAAGACGCGCAAGCGTCTGATGCTCGGCTCGCTTTTGTTCTTCGTAATCGGCCCCGTGATGGTGCTGCTCGGCGCGGGCTTTACATTCTTTTTCATCGCGGCGCTTTGGGCTTATTACCACCTGGTGAAGCAGCACTACGGCTTTATGGTGCTGTACAAGAAAAAGAATAACGACCTCGCGCCGATTGATAACGCGCTCGATCGCCTGTTGCTGCTGTTCGCGTTCAACTATCCATTCGTCGCGTTCATCGCAAACGATCCGACGGCCATGGCCCGCGTGCCGGCGATCTTGAGAAGCGGAGTCAATGCGGTCGCGCTCCTGCTGTTGATTGGGACAGTGGTTCTGGCGACGGGTTGGTTAATACGCCAGGTTCAGCGCCTGGTGTTGCGCCAACCGCTCAACGTTCCGAAGTATCTGTTACTAGCGGCGGCGATACCGATGCACTGGATCGCTCTGCTAACTCCGATGCCGGCAAAACCGATAGCCCTCGTGGCGATTCTCACCATCTATCACAACTTTCAATATCACCGGCTGATCTGGTTTCATAATCAGAAGTACGGTACGCGCGCGTCCCGCGCGCCGAATGCAGGCGAGACACCTGCGTACCAGGCTTACGGCGCCGCCGCATTCATCAGCCGCCGCCTGATCATCTACATCGCGCTCGGAATCATCTTCGGTATCATCTACCAGGGCCCGCGCCAATACTTCGGCTATCTGAATCTCCACACGGGGGACTCACCGGCCGCGCTGTCGCTGCCCATTCAACTAGGCATCGCCTTTCTCTGGGGCTACGCCTTCATTCACTACTATCTGGATTCTAAAATTTGGCGGGTGCGCAGAGATCCCTCGGTGGGCGCGGCGCTGAGAATGTCAGAGCCGTCTGCGTAGCGGGCGGGTAAACGTCGAGTACCCGTGGGTCAGTTGCGAAAGTCACCCACCCGCTACCGCAGGTGGTACTGACTTCTTGCGCTTGAACTTCAGAGGCTTCGCGTTCCGCATTTCCGCGGTGTTGCAGAACTGAGTGAGGACCTGCACAAACTTCTCGGGCTGTTCGGCGGGCGGCAGATGACCGCAGTTTCGAAAGACGATTAAGCGCGCGCCCGGAATGCAATCGCGCAGACGAAGGCCATCGCTGAGCGGCACGTGGGAATCGGCTTCGCCCCAAACAATCAGTGTGGGCATGCGAATCGTATTCGCCTCGCGCGAGACTCGTTCGGCACTCCACCGCCGCATTGACCTCACCATCGCGCGATGCGCGTTCTTCGTTGCGAGAACGTGATGCCGCGCTGCGAGCTTGTGTTCGTCGAGTACGCCACCGCGGCGGCGATGCATGTCCTCGACTCGTTTTCGCAGCACCCATCGCGAACCGAGATACAGTGGCGTCACCACGTCTCCGATCAGCGGCAGACACGCGACCCGCACCATCGGCTCTCTGCGAATGTTGTCGTTACTAACAGTCCCGACCAGCACGAGTCGTTCGACCCGTTCCGGATAATCCAGCGCGATCGTTGCCGCTACTGCGCCACCGTATGACGCGCCGACGATGGTGGCCGTGTCGATCTCCAGACGATCGAGCAGGCTGACAATTGTGTGCGCCTGCCAATCGATCGTGTATTGCCCGTCAGCCGGTTTGTCCGAGTAGCCGTAGCCGGGCATGTCGATCGCGATCACGCGAAAGCCTGCATCAGCCAGGGGCAGAAACACGTCACTCCAGATAAGCGTGGAAGAGATGAAGCCGTGAATCAGCACGATGGCCGGCGCGTCTTCGTCGCCGGCTTCCTGATAATGAACGCGCACGCCGTTGATCCGCGTGAACCAGGAATGCTCCGGATGCGGGATCAGTTTGATGCTTTCGGGCCAACTGACATCACGTGGCCGCGTCAGAAGTTTCGTGGCGATTGCGCCCGCGGCGACGCCCGTAAGTCCGGCAAGTAGATAACGTTTTTTCATCAGGGGCTGAAATATTAACTCGCGAGAGGAACGGATTGAAAGTTCCGAGGGGCAGTGCGCCACGTTTTCAATTCACACCTCGCTTCAGCGAGGTGATGATGTGAACCGTTCTTAACACCACTAACATAGTTGACTCATCAGATTCGCAACCCGAAGGGTTGCTAGAGAGTAGCCGGGGGTCGCAGCGAAGCGTAGACCCCCGGAAACATCGGCGCAAAATACCGCACCCTGAGAAGGGTGCAAGACGGTTCTGTGACCCTTTCAGGGTCAAGAATCATCGATACTCGGTCCCCGGGGTATCGCGCTGCGCGCTCAACCCCCGGCTACTTTCTTTCAGCCCTTCGGGCTGAGCGAAATTTATAATTAGAGTTGCGAGAACCGTTAGCGACCACCTCGCTGAAGCGAGGTGTGATTGAGACTCAGCGGGTTCCAAACAGCTCCGCGTCCTTCTGTTTAATCACAACCTGCGGATGGACGACGCCCCTGGCGCGTTCGTATAAGCCGACCGCCAGCAACTCCTCACAATTTCTAAGACGGATTGCCTGTTCATCAGCCCACGTGCCACCAGTTTCGGCATCAATGGTCAGATCGATTCCATTCAGGAGCCGCGTTTCATCCTCCTTGCGAACTTCAAAGTCCGGCAAATGCGAAAGCGCCTTGTTGGGTGTAATCAATCTATCCGTGACCGTCTCGTTCTCTACGCGTTCTTCAAGCTGTTCCAAAGTGATTGAATCTTCAATCGAGAACCCGCCGGCGCGTGTGCGCCGCAATCCCGATAAGTGAGCACCGATGCCGAGTCGCTTGCCTAAATCTTCCGCCAGCGTCCGGATGTAAGTGCCCGCGGAACAGATAACGCGCGCGTTCAGATCCACCGCGCCGTCCTGGTTCGATTCCCGCTCGCCCGGGGACAGCAGTTCGAATGCGGAGATAGTCACGCGCACCGGTTTCCTTTCAATCTCTTCACCCCGGCGTGCGTGTTCGTAGAGTTTTCGTCCACCGATTTTCTTTGCAGAGTACATCGGCGGGACTTGTTCGATCTCGCCGGTCAAGGAAGCCATGGCCGCTTCAATTTCCGCAAAGTCCGGAATGCTTCCTTCCCCACGAGTGGCGAGGGACTGAGGGTGACGTTGGACGTTGCCACTAACCTCTCCCCCGAACCCTCTCTCCGCATGCGGAGAAGCGGAAACAAGGGGCACGCCCGTGACGTCACCGGTGTCAGTCGCGTATCCAAGCCGAATCACTGCTTCGTATTCCTTCTCGGCGCCGCTGAGAAATTGCGCCAGTCGCGTTGCCCGTCCGACCAGCATCACCAGGACCCCAGTCGCAAACGGATCCAACGTGCCGGTGTGGCCGACGCGTCGCTCGCCGATGATTCGGCGCACGCGCGCAACCACATCGTGCGACGTCATCCCCGCCGGCTTATCAATGATTAGCACACCGTCCATTGGCCGATTGTCCGATGACGAAGAAGCGGGGGCAAGCCCCGGGTCCCCAGCGGGGCGCCCCGCTGGGGTGGAAGACCACCTTCCGGACCTTGAGGCATTCCCAGGTTGCCCAGTCATCCTGAGTTCAAACACGCCGCGCGGTCTCCTCACGGTCAGGACGGTGGTTTACCCCCGCCCTCTGCTGCTATAAACACTCGACAAGAAATCGCATGCGCCAGCGACGACGATCAAAAGCGTCCGATGAAGAGCCGCCGCCGCTCACCCCAGAGAAAGCGCGCGCACTTGTCTTTCAACGCGCCGCGAAACTGCTCGCGGCTAAGCAGCGTTCCGTTGAAGAGCTGCGAGAGAAACTATCGACCACGCGCGGCGCGACTAAACCAATGATTGATGAAGTCATCGCCCGCCTGAAAGGATACGGCTATCTCGATGACGCAAAGTTCGCGCAGAGCTACGCCTCGCTTCGCCTGCGCGAGCGGCCCATCGGCCGGCGCCGGCTGCAACGCGACTTGTGGCTGAAGAAGATTGACAAGCAAACTGCCGAGACGGCCCTCGATGAAGTCTTCGAATCTACGCCCGAAGAAGATTTGATCGAGCGCGCCATCGCGAAACGCATTCGCCTGCGGGGAAAACCCAAGACTCGCGAAGACGCCAAGAAGCTCTTCGATCACTTAATTCGCCAGGGTTTTGAATTCGAATTGGTGAGCGATAAGGTGCGCGCGCTGTCGCAAAACCGAATTGATGATTCGGATTAAGGCCGCTTTGCGCGCAGTCGCGCGCGATATTTCTTGCCGACAATCCCGGCGATGCCCGTCGTTAACAAAATCATTGTGGCCGGTTCGGGAACCGCCGCCGGAGTGAAGTCATATCGTGCCTCAGTGACTGCGAATCCCTCCGGGTTCCCCGCCGGACGCCGCAGCACCAAGGTCGCGATGCCGCTGCCGTTAATCATGGTGCTGAAAATCACCGGGCCGGGATCATTCACATCGTGGACATTTATTGTGCCGGTCATGTCAAAGGGCATTGTCAGCGTCACTAAATCGGTCTCCGCCGCGGAAGCAGGAATAACTACGCCCGCCCCGGTAAACTGCAGAAAGCTATCCTGGGATGCCCAGGACACCTGGACAGTCGTGCCATTGTAAGTAACGAACGACGGCCCTTCAGCGCTAAGGTAAATAAGCGCATTTGGGAGAATAAGGTCTCCCGGCTGGCAAAGCGACGCCGACGAAAGACACGGCGACAGGTTTTGCTGAACAGGCGCGTGAGGATTAATACCCCAGGCGGATAAGCCGGTACCCGAGAAATTGAAAGCTAGTGTGTCGCGAACGGTGCTGGTTACACTCACAGAGCCACTCGTTATTGTGACAGGCTCAGCTTTGGCTGCCGGTGGAAACGTGAGAAGCGACAGAAACGCAACGCCAAAAACGCTAATCAACTTAGCTCTGATTGAGAGCATCGTGGAAGCCTCCTTGTCCGTGCAGACGTAAACAGAGTTCTGGAGGGTAGATATTATTAATGGCGTGCGCCTTTCAGAACCGGATGAGGACTGCTTCGCGGGCCTTGCACTCTGCACTTCAAAGAATAGGTACGCACACGTCCCACGTGCTAGCACGCC is a genomic window of Pyrinomonadaceae bacterium containing:
- the gpmI gene encoding 2,3-bisphosphoglycerate-independent phosphoglycerate mutase — protein: MRTPLALIILDGFGYRAERDGNAIAQAEMPFYNELLEKYPNTLLQASGECVGLPSGVMGNSNVGHLCMGAGRVVRTDLEYINHEIRTGAFAQNLVLNAAIDNAVNHDRALHVMGLTSDGMVHSSQEHAFALLRMAKDREVRRVYVHCFLDGRDTPPQSADKYVAQMQSACRDIGVGEIASMVGRYYAMDRDKRWERNERAYRLLVHGEGEPATDPIAAIKKSYERGLHDEFVEPIVLVGADGKPVATIQDGDSVIFFNFRADRARQITSTLAVPGFDDFPTPNRPHTHFVCFAIYDKTYPLPVAFPPEAPRNILADVFAGIGVRNYRMAETEKYAHVTYFFNGGTEREFPHEKRLLVPSPKVATYDLLPEMSAFKVTDKFLRALEERDTDVFIVNFANPDMVGHTGKLDKTIEACQYVDTCLGWISKAVASAKGTMLITADHGNAEQMLDLYTGEPHTAHTSNPVPFVLIDKDSIGVKLHSEGALEDVAPTMLGLLGIEKPAEMTGKDLRER
- a CDS encoding GNAT family N-acetyltransferase, which encodes MTDTWQRDDYTISTDRSRLNIELIHNFISKDSYWGKGRAREVVERSIENSFPFGIYKGDEQVGFARIVTDYATFAWVADVFVLPAHRGRGLSKWLMEIILAHPQLQGFRRWVLSTKDAHGVYERFGFIKLHRPERWMERPDPDMKESPDYWQ
- a CDS encoding alpha/beta hydrolase, producing MKKRYLLAGLTGVAAGAIATKLLTRPRDVSWPESIKLIPHPEHSWFTRINGVRVHYQEAGDEDAPAIVLIHGFISSTLIWSDVFLPLADAGFRVIAIDMPGYGYSDKPADGQYTIDWQAHTIVSLLDRLEIDTATIVGASYGGAVAATIALDYPERVERLVLVGTVSNDNIRREPMVRVACLPLIGDVVTPLYLGSRWVLRKRVEDMHRRRGGVLDEHKLAARHHVLATKNAHRAMVRSMRRWSAERVSREANTIRMPTLIVWGEADSHVPLSDGLRLRDCIPGARLIVFRNCGHLPPAEQPEKFVQVLTQFCNTAEMRNAKPLKFKRKKSVPPAVAGG
- a CDS encoding PEP-CTERM sorting domain-containing protein is translated as MLSIRAKLISVFGVAFLSLLTFPPAAKAEPVTITSGSVSVTSTVRDTLAFNFSGTGLSAWGINPHAPVQQNLSPCLSSASLCQPGDLILPNALIYLSAEGPSFVTYNGTTVQVSWASQDSFLQFTGAGVVIPASAAETDLVTLTMPFDMTGTINVHDVNDPGPVIFSTMINGSGIATLVLRRPAGNPEGFAVTEARYDFTPAAVPEPATMILLTTGIAGIVGKKYRARLRAKRP
- a CDS encoding tRNA pseudouridine(55) synthase TruB; this encodes MDGVLIIDKPAGMTSHDVVARVRRIIGERRVGHTGTLDPFATGVLVMLVGRATRLAQFLSGAEKEYEAVIRLGYATDTGDVTGVPLVSASPHAERGFGGEVSGNVQRHPQSLATRGEGSIPDFAEIEAAMASLTGEIEQVPPMYSAKKIGGRKLYEHARRGEEIERKPVRVTISAFELLSPGERESNQDGAVDLNARVICSAGTYIRTLAEDLGKRLGIGAHLSGLRRTRAGGFSIEDSITLEQLEERVENETVTDRLITPNKALSHLPDFEVRKEDETRLLNGIDLTIDAETGGTWADEQAIRLRNCEELLAVGLYERARGVVHPQVVIKQKDAELFGTR
- a CDS encoding regulatory protein RecX, yielding MRQRRRSKASDEEPPPLTPEKARALVFQRAAKLLAAKQRSVEELREKLSTTRGATKPMIDEVIARLKGYGYLDDAKFAQSYASLRLRERPIGRRRLQRDLWLKKIDKQTAETALDEVFESTPEEDLIERAIAKRIRLRGKPKTREDAKKLFDHLIRQGFEFELVSDKVRALSQNRIDDSD